In a single window of the candidate division WOR-3 bacterium genome:
- a CDS encoding T9SS type A sorting domain-containing protein — protein sequence MKGLKSVVVCLIITVGLVAARPAHYSMGPAHRFEPAAGEEANFISFANDISIDTRIGEPTLPAGLSIEPAADQSQYYIVQFTGPLLQQWFRDLERNGVSTFGYLPNYAVLAYLTPDQRAYVELLPMVRWVGLFQPAYKLESGLLDASGTRKVVIMVMPGASPAPVTTAIETTDGTVHELLTTSFGTTITATLDGSDIASVARLQETFWVQEWSEATTCNNTSQWVMQGGWQASSPPDTSMAARPVWRKGVRGQGVILSTSDTGMNTGHNMFRDPTMPITPPGVWPDHRKVVAFKLYQGASASEVSYHGSHVNGSVAGNDSAAGGTSYYDGMAKDARLYFVDVTSGSGNFVIPTDFTMLWDTIYFGRGLPDSVRPIKQHSGSWRWSNTQGTYKIQDASSDAFCWAHKDFLNIIAAGNEGSGSKTLGNPSIAKNILTIGATERGTASNTIAGFSSRGPTQDNRIKPNVMAPGVDIWSVLNTGTNGYSQMSGTSMATPTANGTIGLMRCYLQEGYYPTGGPVESDRISYVSSALLRSMAMTSADPNIGSYTIPSMNIGWGRIDADSLLYFTGDVRKLIITDDTTGIATGEFMERQFRVDSAIPLRVCLAWTDTAAAPSANPTIVNDLDLTLTSPSAVVYKGNRYTSGQSTPNPADRDSINVEECARVNAPDTGTWTIRVSAHSVATARKQAFAWTVSGAVEPAIDETHDVGVTAIIAPADTVDTGAVITPRVVVQNFGTVTETFHTLLTIGTGYTDTIAYTLDAGLTDTLTFAAWTANPAGTFATRCSTELAGDENPANDAAADTFVVYPLAGISEGRSLPAAFNLDKVLPNPSSGRTSIRYGLPRPAAVKLSVYSAAGTLVRTLAAGNQNPGWYAAAWDGSDLRGRKVGTGVYLVRLEAGAFTSTRKLVVQH from the coding sequence TTGAAAGGTCTGAAGTCCGTAGTCGTATGTCTGATTATCACTGTCGGGCTGGTTGCGGCGCGGCCGGCGCACTACAGCATGGGCCCGGCGCACCGTTTCGAACCCGCCGCCGGCGAAGAAGCCAACTTCATCTCCTTTGCCAATGACATATCCATCGACACACGCATCGGTGAGCCGACGCTTCCGGCCGGGCTCAGCATCGAGCCTGCTGCCGATCAGAGTCAGTACTACATAGTCCAGTTCACCGGCCCGTTGCTGCAGCAGTGGTTCCGCGACCTGGAGCGCAACGGCGTAAGCACGTTCGGCTACCTGCCCAACTACGCTGTGCTTGCCTACCTCACGCCGGACCAGCGAGCCTACGTAGAGCTGCTGCCGATGGTCCGCTGGGTTGGTCTGTTCCAGCCCGCCTATAAGCTGGAATCCGGTCTGTTGGACGCTAGCGGAACCAGGAAGGTCGTCATCATGGTCATGCCCGGCGCGAGCCCTGCCCCGGTCACGACGGCGATCGAAACGACCGACGGGACCGTTCACGAACTGCTCACCACGAGCTTTGGTACGACCATCACCGCCACCCTCGATGGCAGCGACATCGCGTCCGTGGCCCGGCTCCAGGAGACTTTCTGGGTCCAGGAATGGTCCGAGGCCACCACCTGCAACAACACCAGCCAGTGGGTGATGCAGGGCGGCTGGCAGGCATCGTCGCCGCCCGACACCAGCATGGCGGCGCGACCGGTGTGGCGGAAAGGCGTGCGCGGGCAGGGGGTGATTCTCTCGACGTCCGACACCGGCATGAACACCGGCCACAACATGTTCCGCGACCCGACAATGCCGATCACGCCCCCCGGCGTCTGGCCCGACCACCGCAAGGTCGTTGCGTTCAAGCTCTATCAGGGCGCCAGCGCCAGCGAGGTCAGCTATCACGGGAGTCACGTCAATGGCTCGGTCGCCGGCAACGACTCAGCCGCCGGCGGCACGAGCTACTACGACGGCATGGCCAAGGACGCGCGGCTCTACTTCGTCGACGTCACCAGCGGTAGCGGCAACTTCGTCATCCCGACCGACTTCACCATGTTGTGGGACACCATCTACTTCGGCCGCGGCCTGCCTGACTCGGTGCGGCCCATCAAGCAGCACTCCGGTTCCTGGCGCTGGAGCAATACCCAGGGCACCTACAAAATCCAGGACGCGTCGAGCGACGCGTTCTGCTGGGCGCACAAGGACTTTCTGAACATCATCGCCGCCGGCAACGAGGGTTCCGGCTCAAAGACCCTGGGCAACCCGTCAATTGCCAAGAACATCCTCACCATCGGTGCGACTGAACGGGGCACCGCCTCCAACACGATCGCAGGCTTCTCCAGCCGCGGCCCGACCCAGGACAACCGCATCAAGCCGAACGTGATGGCGCCCGGCGTCGACATCTGGTCTGTCCTTAACACCGGCACGAACGGATATAGCCAGATGTCCGGAACGTCGATGGCCACGCCCACCGCCAACGGCACCATCGGCCTGATGCGCTGCTACCTGCAGGAAGGCTACTATCCGACCGGCGGCCCGGTAGAAAGCGACCGGATCTCCTACGTCTCCTCGGCCCTGCTCCGTTCGATGGCAATGACGTCTGCCGATCCGAACATCGGCTCCTACACGATCCCCAGCATGAATATCGGCTGGGGCCGGATCGACGCCGACTCGCTGCTCTATTTCACCGGCGACGTACGCAAGCTCATAATCACCGATGACACCACGGGCATTGCTACCGGGGAGTTCATGGAACGGCAGTTCCGGGTGGATTCGGCGATCCCGCTCCGCGTCTGCCTCGCCTGGACCGACACGGCAGCCGCACCGAGCGCGAACCCGACGATCGTCAACGACCTCGACCTCACGCTCACCTCGCCCAGCGCCGTCGTCTACAAGGGCAACAGGTACACCAGCGGCCAGTCCACTCCCAACCCGGCCGACCGCGATTCCATCAACGTCGAGGAATGTGCCCGGGTCAACGCGCCTGATACCGGCACGTGGACTATCCGGGTCAGCGCCCACAGCGTGGCGACCGCGCGCAAGCAGGCCTTCGCCTGGACGGTCTCCGGCGCCGTTGAACCGGCCATCGACGAGACCCATGATGTCGGCGTGACGGCCATAATCGCGCCGGCTGATACCGTCGACACCGGCGCGGTGATCACGCCCAGGGTGGTGGTGCAGAACTTCGGCACCGTGACAGAGACCTTCCACACCCTGCTCACCATCGGCACCGGCTACACCGACACCATCGCCTATACCCTTGACGCCGGTTTGACTGATACGCTGACGTTCGCGGCCTGGACGGCCAACCCGGCCGGCACTTTTGCGACCCGGTGTTCCACTGAACTCGCCGGTGACGAGAACCCGGCGAACGACGCCGCTGCTGATACGTTCGTGGTCTACCCCCTGGCCGGCATCAGCGAGGGCCGGAGCCTGCCGGCGGCGTTCAACCTGGACAAGGTGCTGCCCAATCCTTCGAGCGGCCGTACCAGCATCCGCTACGGACTGCCCAGGCCGGCGGCGGTGAAGCTGTCGGTCTACTCGGCGGCCGGAACGCTGGTCCGCACGCTCGCGGCCGGCAACCAGAACCCGGGCTGGTACGCGGCGGCCTGGGACGGCAGCGACTTGCGCGGTCGCAAGGTCGGAACCGGTGTGTACCTGGTCAGACTCGAAGCCGGTGCTTTCACGTCCACCCGCAAGCTGGTGGTCCAGCACTAG